One Cucurbita pepo subsp. pepo cultivar mu-cu-16 chromosome LG07, ASM280686v2, whole genome shotgun sequence genomic region harbors:
- the LOC111798605 gene encoding phytochrome A-like, whose product MSSSRPSESTNTGGSSSSSSQSRHTSRILTQTSIDAKLHSHFQHSTSSFDYSTSIHLTANPPSTTTTPTTTAYLHHIQRSNLIQPFGCLIALHPTTHKLIAFSQNAPEFLTTVSHTVPTISDRPVLAFGTTLHSIFTPPTATALLKALAFPDVTLLNPILVHSKSSQKPFYAILHRVTGSLIIDFEPVNPDEVPVTAAGALQSYKLAAKAITRLQALPSGSMARLCDTMVQEVFELTGYDRVMAYKFHDDDHGEVFSEVTKPGLDPYLGLHYPATDIPQAARFLFMKNKVRMIVDCKAKHVKVIQDPNLEFDLTLCGSTLRAPHSCHLQYMENMDSIASLVMAIVVNEEEHEEQFDHKNKRKRLWGLVVCHNTTPRFVPFPLRYACEFLAQVFAIHVNKELELENQILEKNILRTQTLLCDMLMRDAPLGIVSRSPNIMDLVKSDGAALLYNDKVWRLGMTPNDFELHDIASWILEYHVDSTGLSTDSLYDAGYHGAVALGDGVCGMAAVRLGFNDMIFWFRSHAASEIRWGGAKHEAGEKDDGRRMHPRSSFKAFLEVVKTRSLPWKDFEMDAIHSLQLILRNTYKDKEINRSSIQSTLSDLKIDGRQEIESVTCEMVRLIETASVPILAVDVDGLVNGWNSKIAELTGICVDKAIGKHLLTLVEDSSLETVKKMLFLALQGQEEKNVQFEIKTQGSHMESSSISLIVNACASKDLCENVVGVCFVAQDITHEKKVMDKFTKLQGDYKAIVQNPNPLIPPIFGVDEFGWCTEWNLAMENLSGWSREEVVNKMLLGEVFGSCCHLKNQEAFVNLGIVLNNAMSGQDSDKISFGFFGRNGMFVECLVCVNKIMDRDGEVIGVFCFLQLASQELQQALNVQKLCERTALKRLKALGYIKRQIQNPLCGIVFTSKMLESSQLGDEQNQLLLNSGDCQRQIFKVLHDSDDLDKIIEGFIDLEMVEFSLHEALVVSISQVMMKSKGKGIQIVNEVAEEIMSETLYGDSLRLQQVMADFLLISVNYAPTGSSLMLSTKLTKDQSGKSVNLVHVEFRITYVGGGMPESLLNEMFGNDEEASDEGFSLLVSRKLVKLMNGEVRYVREAANSTFIITLQLAAAHK is encoded by the exons ATGTCGTCGAGTAGACCGAGCGAGTCCACAAACACAGGAggatcctcctcctcctcttcacAATCAAGACACACTTCAAGAATTCTCACTCAAACCTCCATAGATGCAAAGCTCCACTCCCACTTCCAACACTCCACTTCTTCATTCGACTACTCTACTTCAATCCATCTCACAGCCAACCCACCATCAACCACCACCAcccccaccaccaccgccTACCTCCACCACATCCAACGCTCCAACCTCATCCAACCCTTCGGCTGCCTCATAGCCCTCCACCCAACCACCCACAAACTCATCGCCTTCAGCCAAAACGCCCCTGAATTCCTCACCACAGTCTCCCACACCGTCCCCACCATCTCCGACCGCCCCGTCCTCGCCTTCGGCACCACCCTCCATTCCATCTTCACCCCTCCCACCGCCACAGCCCTCCTCAAAGCTCTAGCCTTTCCCGACGTCACTCTCCTCAACCCCATTCTCGTCCACTCCAAATCCTCACAAAAACCCTTCTACGCCATTCTCCACCGTGTCACCGGTAGCCTCATCATCGACTTCGAACCCGTCAACCCCGACGAAGTCCCCGTCACCGCAGCCGGTGCTCTCCAATCATATAAACTCGCAGCCAAAGCCATCACTCGCCTCCAAGCTCTCCCTAGTGGAAGCATGGCCAGGCTTTGTGACACCATGGTTCAAGAAGTGTTTGAACTCACAGGATATGATCGAGTCATGGCATATAAATTccatgatgatgatcatgggGAGGTGTTCTCTGAGGTTACAAAGCCTGGACTTGACCCATATCTTGGATTGCATTATCCAGCCACTGACATCCCACAAGCTGCAAGGTTCTTATTCATGAAGAACAAGGTTAGAATGATTGTGGACTGCAAAGCCAAACATGTCAAGGTGATTCAAGACCCAAATCTTGAGTTTGATTTGACATTATGTGGGTCAACATTGAGAGCTCCTCATAGTTGCCATTTACAATACATGGAGAATATGGATTCAATTGCATCTTTAGTTATGGCAATTGTGGTGAATgaggaagaacatgaagaacaatttgatcataagaacaagagaaaaagaTTATGGGGTTTGGTGGTTTGTCATAACACAACTCCAAGATTTGTTCCATTTCCTCTTAGATATGCATGTGAGTTTCTAGCTCAAGTGTTTGCAATTCATGTCAACAAAGAATTGGAATTGGAGAATCAAATTTTGGAGAAGAACATCTTAAGAACTCAAACGCTTTTGTGTGATATGTTGATGCGTGATGCACCATTAGGGATTGTGTCAAGGAGCCCTAATATAATGGATCTTGTGAAGTCAGATGGGGCTGCATTGTTGTACAATGATAAGGTATGGAGATTAGGGATGACTCCTAATGATTTTGAGCTTCATGATATTGCTTCATGGATTTTGGAGTATCATGTGGATTCGACTGGATTGAGTACGGATAGCTTGTACGATGCGGGGTATCACGGCGCGGTTGCTCTAGGAGACGGCGTGTGTGGGATGGCGGCGGTGAGGCTAGGTTTCAACGACATGATTTTTTGGTTCCGATCGCATGCTGCATCGGAGATTAGGTGGGGCGGGGCGAAGCATGAGGCGGGTGAGAAGGATGATGGAAGGAGAATGCATCCTAGGTCATCTTTCAAGGCTTTTCTTGAAGTGGTTAAGACAAGGAGTTTGCCTTGGAAGGACTTTGAAATGGATGCTATTCATTCTTTGCAACTTATACTAAGAAACACTTATAAAGATAAAGAGATTAATAGAAGTTCAATACAATCAACACTTAGTGACCTGAAGATTGATGGGAGGCAAGAAATTGAATCAGTGACATGTGAGATGGTGAGGTTGATTGAAACGGCTAGTGTTCCAATTTTGGCTGTTGATGTGGATGGGCTTGTTAATGGGTGGAACTCAAAAATTGCTGAATTGACTGGAATTTGTGTTGATAAGGCTATTGGCAAGCATTTGTTGACATTGGTGGAAGATTCTTCATTGGAAACTGTGAAGAAGATGTTGTTCTTGGCATTGCAag GCCAAGAGGAGAAAAACGTCCAATTTGAGATAAAAACACAAGGCTCACACATGGAATCAAGCTCAATCAGCCTAATAGTAAATGCATGTGCAAGCAAAGACTTATGTGAGAACGTAGTGGGAGTATGCTTCGTAGCACAAGACATCACACATGAAAAGAAAGTAATGGACAAGTTCACAAAATTACAAGGCGATTACAAAGCCATAGTACAAAACCCCAACCCACTAATCCCTCCAATATTTGGGGTAGACGAATTTGGTTGGTGCACAGAGTGGAACTTAGCAATGGAAAATCTAAGTGGATGGTCAAGAGAAGAAGTGGTCAACAAGATGCTTTTGGGGGAAGTTTTTGGGTCATGCTGCCATctaaagaaccaagaagcctTTGTGAATCTTGGGATTGTTTTGAACAATGCCATGAGTGGCCAAGATTCTGATAAGATATCATTTGGGTTCTTTGGTAGAAATGGGATGTTTGTGGAATGTCTTGTTTGTGTGAATAAGATAATGGATAGAGATGGGGAAGTGATTGGGGTTTTTTGCTTCTTGCAGCTTGCTAGCCAAGAGCTGCAACAAGCTTTGAATGTTCAAAAGTTGTGTGAGAGAACGGCTTTGAAAAGGTTGAAGGCTTTGGGATATATTAAGAGGCAGATCCAAAATCCTCTTTGTGGGATTGTTTTTACGAGTAAAATGTTGGAGAGCTCTCAGTTGGGTGATGAACAGAACCAGCTTTTGCTTAATAGTGGTGATTGTCAAAGGCAGATCTTTAAGGTTCTTCATGATTCGGATGATCTTGATAAGATTATTGAAGG CTTCATTGATTTAGAAATGGTTGAGTTCTCATTACATGAAGCATTAGTGGTATCAATTAGTCAAGTAATGATGAAGAGCAAAGGCAAAGGTATCCAAATAGTAAACGAGGTAGCAGAAGAGATCATGTCCGAGACCTTATATGGAGACAGTTTGAGACTTCAACAAGTAATGGCTGATTTCTTGTTGATATCAGTAAATTACGCACCAACAGGAAGCAGCCTTATGCTTTCAACAAAGTTGACAAAGGATCAATCAGGGAAGTCAGTGAATCTTGTGCATGTGGAGTTCAG GATAACATATGTCGGTGGTGGCATGCCAGAATCATTGTTGAATGAGATGTTTGGGAACGATGAGGAGGCGTCTGATGAAGGTTTTAGCCTTCTCGTGAGTAGAAAGTTGGTGAAGTTGATGAATGGAGAGGTGAGATATGTGAGGGAAGCAGCCAACTCAACCTTCATCATAACACTTCAGCTTGCTGCAGCTCATAAATAG